A portion of the Rhinolophus sinicus isolate RSC01 linkage group LG03, ASM3656204v1, whole genome shotgun sequence genome contains these proteins:
- the CHST14 gene encoding carbohydrate sulfotransferase 14 — protein sequence MFPRPLTPLAAPNGAEPLGRALRRAPLGRARAGLGGPPLLLPSMLMFAVIVASSGLLLMIERGILAEMKPLPLHPPNREGSARRGTVPRPGGLSLDAGDSDLQVRQDIRNRTLRAVCGQPGMPRDPWDLPVGQRRTLLRHILVSDRYRFLYCYVPKVACSNWKRVLKVLAGVLDSVDVRLKMDHRNDLVFLADLRPEEIRYRLQHYFKFLFVRDPLERLLSAYRNKFGEIREYQQRYGAEIVRRYRVGAGPSPAGDDVTFPEFLRYLVDEDPERMNEHWMPVYHLCQPCAVRYDFVGSYERLEADANQVLEWVRAPPHVRFPARQAWYRPASQESLHYHLCSAPRALLQDVLPKYILDFSLFAYPLPNVTREACHQ from the coding sequence ATGTTCCCCCGCCCGCTGACCCCGCTGGCGGCCCCAAATGGCGCCGAGCCCCTGGGCCGGGCTCTGAGAAGGGCCCCACTGGGCAGGGCCCGGGCAGGGCTGGGGGGGCCGCCCCTGCTGCTGCCGTCCATGCTGATGTTCGCGGTAATCGTGGCCTCCAGCGGGCTGCTGCTCATGATCGAGCGGGGAATCCTGGCCGAGATGAAGCCCCTTCCCCTGCACCCTCCAAACCGCGAGGGCTCGGCCAGGCGCGGGACGGTTCCCCGGCCTGGGGGGCTGTCCCTGGATGCCGGGGACTCGGACTTGCAGGTGAGGCAAGACATCCGGAACCGCACCTTACGGGCAGTGTGCGGACAACCAGGCATGCCCCGGGACCCCTGGGATTTGCCTGTGGGGCAGCGGCGCACCCTCCTGCGCCACATACTCGTTAGTGACCGCTACCGATTCCTCTACTGCTACGTGCCCAAGGTGGCCTGCTCTAACTGGAAACGGGTCCTGAAGGTGCTGGCAGGCGTCCTGGACAGCGTGGACGTCCGCCTCAAGATGGACCACCGCAATGACCTGGTGTTCCTGGCAGACCTGCGGCCTGAGGAGATTCGCTACCGCCTGCAGCACTATTTCAAGTTCTTGTTTGTGCGGGACCCCTTGGAACGCCTTCTCTCGGCTTACCGCAACAAGTTTGGTGAGATCCGAGAGTACCAGCAGCGCTATGGGGCTGAGATCGTGAGGCGGTACAGGGTGGGAGCAGGACCCAGCCCTGCAGGGGACGATGTCACCTTCCCTGAGTTCCTGAGATACCTAGTGGATGAGGACCCTGAGCGCATGAATGAGCATTGGATGCCCGTGTACCACCTGTGCCAGCCTTGTGCCGTGCGCTATGACTTTGTAGGCTCCTATGAGAGGCTGGAGGCTGATGCCAACCAGGTGTTGGAGTGGGTGCGGGCACCACCCCATGTCCGATTTCCAGCTCGCCAGGCCTGGTACCGGCCTGCCAGCCAAGAAAGCCTGCACTACCACCTGTGCAGTGCCCCACGGGCCCTGCTGCAGGACGTACTGCCTAAGTATATCCTGGACTTCTCCCTATTTGCCTACCCACTGCCTAATGTCACCAGGGAGGCCTGTCACCAGTGA